A genomic window from bacterium includes:
- the aspS gene encoding aspartate--tRNA ligase gives MESKHYKTAYRTETCGNLRLEDKGREVTLVGWVFRWRDHGGIVFIDLRDRYGVTQIVFDRKSSEQDIDSLAHKLRGEYVVQVRGLVRPRPEGTLNESLITGAIEISATHLEIITESDSIPFRLDDKGSVSEDLRLTYRYLDLRREELQRCLIVRSQAVSATRRYFDSLGFLDIETPILCKPTPEGARDFIVPARLHPGKFYALPQSPQLYKQLLMVSGFDRYYQIARCFRDEDLRADRQPEFTQIDVEMSFIAEDDIIAVTEGLLKDIFKATLGVEIPTPFRRMNYTEAMEKYGCDKPDLRFDLQIRDFSPAFKGCGFRVFESMLESGQRIRGIVVPGAARYSRKELDDLGALAVEMGAKGLVWQRVGEPGAHDSSIKNIISQETMDRVAALHPAKPGDLIVLVGGPDWMSSKALARVRLFLGDKEGLIDRTALNFLWVVEFPMFECDPATGALGAAHHPFTSPKLEDMDKLESDPASVRSRAYDVILNGNEIGGGSIRIHRRDVQQRVFSALGISPEQAEYKFGFLLKAFQYGPPPHGGIALGMDRLAMLINGTDSIRDVIAYPKTAKASALMEDSPSLVDERELLELHVRRIVKK, from the coding sequence ATGGAATCCAAACATTACAAGACAGCCTATAGAACGGAAACCTGCGGCAACCTCAGGCTCGAGGACAAGGGCCGCGAAGTCACCCTGGTGGGCTGGGTGTTCCGCTGGCGCGACCACGGCGGGATCGTGTTCATCGACCTGCGCGACCGCTACGGAGTGACCCAGATCGTGTTCGACCGCAAGAGCTCCGAGCAGGACATCGACTCCCTGGCGCACAAGCTGCGCGGCGAGTACGTGGTGCAGGTGCGGGGGCTTGTCCGTCCGCGGCCCGAGGGCACGCTCAACGAGTCCCTGATCACCGGCGCCATCGAGATCAGCGCCACGCACCTGGAGATCATCACCGAGAGCGACAGTATCCCGTTCCGCCTGGATGACAAGGGCTCGGTGTCCGAGGATCTGCGCCTGACCTACCGCTACCTGGACCTGCGGCGCGAGGAGTTGCAGCGCTGCCTGATCGTACGCTCGCAGGCGGTTTCGGCCACGCGGCGTTATTTCGACAGCCTGGGCTTCCTGGACATCGAGACCCCGATACTGTGCAAGCCCACACCCGAGGGCGCGCGCGATTTCATCGTGCCGGCACGCCTGCACCCGGGCAAGTTCTACGCCCTGCCGCAGAGCCCGCAGTTGTACAAACAGTTGCTGATGGTCAGCGGGTTCGACCGCTACTACCAGATCGCGCGCTGCTTCCGGGACGAGGACCTGCGCGCCGACCGTCAGCCCGAGTTCACCCAGATCGACGTGGAAATGTCGTTCATCGCTGAGGACGATATCATCGCGGTGACCGAGGGGCTGCTCAAGGACATTTTCAAGGCTACGCTGGGGGTGGAGATACCCACCCCCTTCCGGCGGATGAATTATACCGAGGCGATGGAGAAATACGGCTGCGACAAGCCCGACCTGCGTTTCGACCTCCAGATACGCGACTTCAGCCCGGCGTTCAAGGGCTGCGGGTTCCGGGTGTTCGAGTCCATGCTCGAATCGGGCCAGCGAATCCGCGGCATCGTGGTGCCGGGCGCGGCGCGCTACAGCCGCAAGGAGCTGGACGACCTGGGCGCCCTGGCCGTGGAGATGGGGGCCAAGGGTCTGGTCTGGCAGCGTGTGGGCGAGCCGGGGGCGCACGACAGCTCGATCAAGAACATCATCAGCCAGGAGACCATGGACCGCGTGGCCGCCCTGCATCCGGCCAAGCCCGGCGACCTGATTGTCCTGGTGGGCGGCCCGGACTGGATGAGCAGCAAGGCCCTGGCCCGCGTGCGCCTGTTCCTGGGCGACAAGGAGGGCCTGATCGACAGGACGGCGCTCAATTTCCTCTGGGTGGTGGAGTTCCCGATGTTCGAGTGCGACCCGGCCACCGGCGCCCTGGGCGCGGCGCACCACCCGTTCACCAGTCCCAAGCTGGAGGACATGGACAAGCTGGAGAGCGACCCGGCCTCGGTGCGCAGCCGGGCCTACGACGTCATCCTCAACGGCAACGAGATCGGCGGCGGCTCGATCAGGATTCACCGCAGGGACGTGCAGCAGCGGGTGTTCAGCGCCCTGGGGATCAGCCCGGAGCAGGCCGAGTACAAGTTCGGTTTCCTGCTCAAGGCTTTCCAGTACGGCCCGCCGCCTCACGGCGGCATCGCCTTGGGCATGGACCGTCTGGCCATGCTGATCAACGGCACGGATTCGATCCGCGACGTGATCGCGTACCCCAAGACCGCCAAGGCCAGCGCCCTGATGGAGGACTCGCCCTCGCTGGTGGATGAGCGCGAGCTGCTGGAGCTGCATGTGCGGCGTATCGTGAAGAAGTAG
- the recO gene encoding DNA repair protein RecO has protein sequence MQPLKQDAIVLGGVDYSDTSRVIWVLTPDAGRQSLMVKGARRPRSKFQGCLETFSRVSLIYRKAAHGAMPTLREADPLAQRPGLRESLEAFLAASEAVEAIKSFSEPDQESTALFGLLDEFLVLCDLHGREHDFLRLARLAFRWRLAAVLGLEPQLVECVRCGQPHGRRSRYRFVIAEGGLLCPECEPSRQDQDYAPEGGLDYAGLRFLYRSLRRLPAGPDDLQQAPDEDSLRELERLARRYFAYHVGELPAAREGLSWNGPSTGGA, from the coding sequence ATGCAGCCGCTCAAGCAGGATGCCATAGTGCTCGGCGGGGTCGACTACAGCGACACCAGCCGGGTGATCTGGGTGCTGACCCCGGACGCTGGACGCCAGAGCCTGATGGTCAAGGGGGCCCGACGTCCGCGCAGCAAGTTCCAGGGTTGCCTCGAAACGTTCAGCCGGGTGAGCCTGATCTACCGCAAAGCGGCCCACGGCGCCATGCCCACCTTGCGCGAGGCCGACCCGCTGGCCCAGCGTCCCGGGCTGCGCGAGAGCCTGGAGGCGTTCCTGGCCGCCTCCGAGGCGGTGGAGGCGATCAAGTCTTTCAGCGAGCCGGACCAGGAAAGCACCGCGCTGTTCGGCCTGCTGGATGAGTTTCTGGTCCTGTGCGACCTGCACGGCCGCGAGCACGATTTCCTGCGCCTGGCGCGCCTGGCGTTCCGCTGGCGTCTGGCCGCGGTGCTGGGGCTGGAGCCGCAGCTTGTCGAGTGTGTTCGCTGCGGACAGCCCCACGGGCGGCGCAGCCGCTACCGTTTCGTGATCGCCGAGGGCGGGCTGCTCTGCCCGGAGTGCGAACCCTCCCGCCAGGACCAGGACTATGCCCCTGAGGGCGGCCTGGATTACGCGGGCTTGCGTTTCCTGTACCGCAGCCTGCGCCGTCTGCCCGCCGGGCCGGATGACCTGCAACAGGCCCCGGACGAGGACAGCCTCAGGGAACTGGAACGCTTGGCCCGCCGTTATTTCGCCTACCATGTGGGCGAGTTGCCTGCCGCCCGGGAGGGCCTGTCCTGGAACGGGCCATCCACCGGCGGCGCCTGA
- the mgtE gene encoding magnesium transporter — translation MSEDKGLDSQEQYAEGQQPLTLEEVRELLEAGETGLASLVEAVQSEHPADLADLVERMDEDERKLFFNLLPAEIASETLAETREEDQEELIRNLDDQALFELFEELSDDDATDIVQELSEKEAARVLSVIDKEDREDIQTLMTYADDTAGGVMTSELVSVETGLSAAEAIERVRRLGQEIQFFTVYVVDSENILRGTLATTDLILADPGAKIADIMDTDIVSVSPEMDQEQVAHLLSRYNLVSIAVVDSQGRLLGRVTVDDVIDIMEEEATEDIFRMSGVNEDESVEKLGVFQSVRYRLPWLVLNLGFTLVSAHIIKLFIGVLEREVVLAMFLPVVAGIGGNTSTQSLAVTLRRLILREMEGRKKIVVMSEAAVALLNGLAISLVIGAFVWFTQSNAQLALIVGSAAWTAMTMAGTLGAIWPLMLRALGFDPAVSSTFITNITDIISFFLILGLSAMFLLH, via the coding sequence GTGAGCGAAGACAAGGGCCTCGACAGCCAGGAGCAGTACGCCGAGGGACAGCAGCCTCTTACTCTCGAAGAGGTGCGTGAACTGCTCGAAGCGGGCGAGACGGGCCTGGCCAGCTTGGTCGAGGCGGTGCAGTCCGAGCACCCGGCCGACCTGGCCGACCTGGTCGAGCGGATGGATGAGGACGAGCGCAAGCTGTTCTTCAACCTTCTGCCGGCGGAAATCGCCTCCGAGACCCTGGCCGAGACGCGCGAGGAGGACCAGGAGGAGCTGATCCGCAATCTGGATGACCAGGCCCTGTTCGAGCTGTTCGAGGAACTGAGCGATGACGACGCCACCGACATCGTGCAGGAGCTGTCCGAAAAGGAGGCCGCCCGCGTCCTCAGCGTGATCGACAAGGAAGACCGCGAGGACATCCAGACCCTGATGACTTACGCCGACGACACGGCCGGCGGAGTCATGACCAGCGAGCTGGTCTCGGTCGAGACCGGGCTGTCCGCGGCCGAGGCCATCGAGCGGGTGCGGCGGCTGGGCCAGGAGATACAGTTCTTCACCGTGTACGTGGTGGACAGCGAGAACATACTGCGCGGCACCCTGGCGACCACCGACCTTATCCTGGCCGACCCCGGGGCGAAAATCGCCGACATCATGGACACCGACATAGTGAGCGTCTCACCGGAGATGGACCAGGAACAGGTGGCCCACCTGCTGTCGCGCTACAACCTGGTCTCCATCGCGGTGGTGGACAGCCAGGGGCGTCTGTTGGGACGGGTCACAGTGGATGACGTGATCGACATCATGGAAGAGGAGGCGACCGAGGACATTTTCCGCATGAGCGGCGTCAACGAGGACGAGAGCGTCGAAAAGCTGGGCGTGTTCCAGTCCGTGCGCTACCGCCTGCCCTGGCTCGTGCTCAACCTCGGTTTCACCCTGGTCTCGGCCCACATCATCAAGCTGTTCATCGGAGTGCTCGAACGCGAGGTGGTCCTGGCGATGTTCCTGCCGGTGGTGGCGGGGATCGGCGGCAACACCAGCACACAGAGCCTGGCCGTGACCCTGCGCCGCCTGATCCTGCGTGAGATGGAGGGGCGCAAGAAAATCGTGGTGATGAGCGAGGCTGCGGTGGCGCTGCTCAACGGCCTGGCGATCAGCCTGGTGATCGGGGCTTTTGTCTGGTTCACCCAGTCCAACGCCCAACTGGCGCTGATCGTGGGCTCGGCGGCCTGGACCGCCATGACCATGGCCGGCACCCTGGGGGCGATCTGGCCCCTGATGCTGCGCGCCCTGGGTTTCGACCCCGCGGTCTCCTCCACGTTCATCACCAACATTACGGACATTATCAGCTTTTTCCTCATCCTCGGTCTGAGCGCGATGTTCCTGCTGCACTGA
- the ybeY gene encoding rRNA maturation RNase YbeY — MLHSLMRTHRKPEAEVSLTFVGRSLIRRLNREYLGHDYVTDVISFSLSEPEEAELVGDIYICLPRAEQQAAWYGAPAREELVRLAAHGTLHLLGYDHEKPEEAARMNELQEACVDSFRAGRYDSAEGGRPAEREP, encoded by the coding sequence ATGCTGCACTCACTGATGAGGACGCATCGGAAGCCTGAGGCCGAAGTCTCGCTCACCTTCGTCGGGCGCAGCCTGATCCGCCGTCTCAACCGCGAATACCTGGGCCACGACTACGTGACCGACGTGATCTCGTTCAGCCTCTCCGAGCCGGAGGAGGCCGAGCTGGTTGGGGATATCTACATCTGCCTGCCGCGGGCCGAGCAGCAGGCCGCCTGGTACGGCGCCCCGGCCCGCGAGGAACTGGTCCGCCTGGCCGCCCACGGCACGCTGCACCTTCTGGGCTACGACCACGAGAAACCGGAGGAGGCGGCCCGGATGAACGAGTTGCAGGAGGCCTGCGTGGACAGTTTCCGCGCGGGCCGGTACGACAGCGCCGAAGGTGGCCGGCCGGCGGAACGCGAACCTTGA
- a CDS encoding PhoH family protein has translation MAKTNNRTHFTRRIPVEGVDMLTLLGPNDQNLHLLETMFDCEAYIRGDELILIGEEGAVQDLERTVRRMIAMVQTGKTFQVSEIGGIAREVREGLVRGQDLYESEQVYLTGSRKVVKPRGVGQKQYLKMVQENDIVIGIGPAGTGKTYLAVAAAIDALNKKRVKRIILSRPAVEAGERLGFLPGDMQEKVDPYLRPLYDSLQDMLLPDALSRYLSSGTIEIAPIAFMRGRTLHDAFVILDEAQNATRMQMKMFLTRLGVNSKAVITGDKTQIDLPRPEMSGLLQVEEILKGIDGIEFVYFTEEDVVRHRLVQRIIHAYQESGQGEGEQAGGDTDGAVGG, from the coding sequence ATGGCGAAAACCAACAACCGCACGCATTTCACCCGCCGTATCCCGGTGGAGGGCGTGGACATGCTCACCCTGCTCGGGCCGAACGACCAGAACCTGCACCTTCTGGAGACGATGTTCGACTGCGAGGCCTACATCCGGGGCGATGAACTGATCCTGATCGGCGAGGAGGGCGCGGTGCAGGACCTGGAGCGCACCGTGCGGCGGATGATCGCCATGGTGCAGACCGGCAAGACCTTCCAGGTCTCCGAGATCGGCGGGATCGCCCGCGAGGTGCGCGAGGGGCTGGTCCGCGGCCAGGACCTCTACGAAAGCGAGCAGGTCTACCTGACCGGCAGCCGCAAGGTGGTCAAGCCGCGCGGGGTTGGGCAGAAGCAGTACCTGAAGATGGTGCAGGAGAACGACATCGTGATCGGCATCGGGCCGGCCGGTACGGGTAAAACTTACCTGGCCGTGGCCGCGGCTATCGACGCGCTGAACAAGAAACGGGTCAAGCGGATAATCCTGTCGCGGCCGGCGGTGGAGGCGGGCGAGCGCCTGGGCTTCCTGCCCGGCGACATGCAGGAGAAAGTCGACCCCTACCTGCGGCCGCTCTACGACTCGCTGCAGGACATGCTGCTGCCGGACGCGCTCAGCCGCTACCTAAGCTCCGGCACCATCGAGATCGCGCCCATCGCGTTCATGCGGGGACGCACCCTGCACGATGCCTTCGTGATCCTGGACGAGGCGCAGAACGCCACCCGGATGCAGATGAAGATGTTCCTCACCCGTCTGGGGGTCAACTCCAAGGCGGTGATCACCGGGGACAAGACCCAGATCGACCTGCCCAGGCCCGAGATGAGCGGCCTGCTGCAGGTGGAGGAGATACTCAAGGGCATCGACGGGATCGAGTTCGTCTATTTCACGGAAGAGGATGTGGTCCGTCACCGCCTCGTTCAGCGGATAATCCATGCCTACCAGGAGTCGGGGCAGGGCGAGGGGGAGCAGGCGGGCGGCGACACAGACGGGGCGGTAGGGGGGTGA
- a CDS encoding hemolysin family protein — MEAEQWLLLLTLLGSAFFSGTETALISINKIRLQSRLDKGGAIAWLARRFSGKPGDILSTLLVGNNVVHILATVLISDMVFEYIPQDSSHPLLVSVLLIPAIVTPPILLFGEILPKSLARDHAAGLLPVLAAPLWLFYYLLLPVNRVVHRAAQVLLKLAGVSNPGQEQLFTRKNIQRVLMESEREGVLHKEESSYISGVFDFSETMVREIMTPRTDLVAIRHEASLREVAEKMSESYFSRIPVYEGTLDHIIGMVHVVDLVRSEPIEAPVIHPVIFTPETSKCDSLLYEMRQKKIHLAVVLDEYGGTAGIVTLEDLLEELVGDIRDVHDKRGALVTVGRDRSLTVSGSTRFEDLEGQIELPETDHEVETVAGLLMAELGRIPEVGEKFQLGSVRITVLEASPKRVERLQLKQMDDSGHPAARDGDGRVHIRRIEDRQE; from the coding sequence GTGGAAGCAGAACAATGGCTCCTGCTGCTGACGCTCCTGGGGAGCGCGTTTTTCAGCGGTACGGAGACGGCTCTGATCTCGATCAACAAGATCAGGTTGCAGAGCCGCCTGGACAAGGGCGGTGCCATAGCCTGGCTGGCGCGGCGGTTCAGTGGCAAGCCGGGCGATATCCTGTCCACTCTGCTGGTGGGCAACAATGTGGTCCATATCCTGGCCACGGTCCTGATCTCGGACATGGTGTTCGAGTACATTCCGCAGGACAGTTCGCACCCGCTGCTTGTCTCGGTCCTGTTGATACCGGCGATTGTCACTCCACCCATCCTGCTCTTCGGCGAAATACTGCCCAAGAGCCTGGCGCGCGACCACGCCGCGGGCCTGCTGCCGGTGCTGGCGGCGCCGCTCTGGCTGTTCTACTACCTGCTTCTGCCGGTGAACCGGGTGGTGCACCGCGCGGCCCAGGTGCTGCTGAAACTGGCCGGAGTGTCCAACCCCGGGCAGGAACAGCTTTTCACCCGCAAGAACATCCAGCGGGTGCTGATGGAGAGCGAGCGCGAGGGGGTGCTGCACAAGGAGGAGAGCAGCTACATCTCCGGGGTGTTCGATTTCAGCGAGACCATGGTCCGCGAGATCATGACCCCGCGCACGGACCTGGTGGCGATCCGCCACGAGGCCTCGTTGCGCGAGGTGGCCGAGAAGATGAGCGAGAGCTACTTTTCGCGCATCCCGGTCTACGAGGGCACGCTCGATCACATCATCGGCATGGTGCACGTGGTCGACCTGGTGCGTAGCGAGCCGATCGAGGCGCCGGTGATCCACCCGGTGATTTTCACCCCCGAGACGAGCAAGTGCGACAGCCTGCTCTACGAGATGCGTCAGAAGAAAATCCACCTGGCCGTGGTGCTTGACGAGTACGGCGGCACGGCCGGGATCGTGACCCTGGAGGACCTGTTGGAGGAACTGGTGGGCGACATCCGGGACGTGCACGACAAGCGGGGAGCCCTGGTCACGGTGGGGCGCGACCGCAGCCTGACCGTGAGCGGCAGCACGCGCTTCGAGGACCTCGAGGGGCAGATCGAGCTGCCCGAGACGGACCACGAGGTGGAGACAGTGGCCGGGCTTCTGATGGCCGAGCTGGGGCGTATCCCCGAGGTCGGCGAGAAATTCCAGCTCGGCTCGGTGCGCATCACCGTGTTGGAGGCCTCGCCCAAGCGGGTGGAGCGCCTTCAGCTCAAGCAGATGGATGACAGCGGACACCCGGCGGCCCGGGATGGGGACGGACGGGTGCACATTCGTCGGATTGAGGACAGACAGGAGTGA
- a CDS encoding HDIG domain-containing protein, translated as MKWKVNTYLRRWVRRLREGSRAVLDRLRRPSLHHGLRFVLPVLLSWGALVLTPSREIPDPFIDIAAGRVADRDIIAPFDFQVYKSPEELQSEREKAAAEVLPILEFQPEVKEQVLARMLDFFNALHRVAQEPEIARRLPNWNDYTRQGSAGRHGGYTVSPRVLRALYEVDSLLSLSDDEIVYLLDPDCARILRNSLKDFMVYRLREGLIDRETLGQVDGDFVVLRREGNESLMQKNELSTLRQVMDLARAETVDQRYPEISKNLFISMLSRFMQPNIHYNSDETQNLRYLARQRVKTTRDQTVLRGEKIVGRGERVTEQHLERLENLKRQFALRQSEAGGMGQLRRDTGLYLIYLVLLLPFWIYLLLHRPEVYHRLSPMLIVSITFLIVLGFSCLVLRSEDLPVYMIPVSIAPLLLAYLIDDQVGIAAMVSLSLMVGVQAGFSIYVTLFSLTAGVAAAISVRQVKSRKGQYLSILYIAVASLVAVFAIDFLFRGEGAAEVVATAGWSTVNAFLSTMITIGLLPLMEIIFKVTSNFTLLELSDLNRPLLKRLAIEAPGTYHHSIILGNLAEAAAAGIGANPIFARVAAYYHDIGKLRKPLYFVENQAGRENPHNKLSPKMSSLIISNHVKEGVELARAARLPECIIDVIRQHHGKTHISFFFTKEKERNPETRLNEHDFCYPGPKPLTREAAIIMLADSVESASRTLSEPTVSRIKGLVKKIIDAKLRDGQLDHTGLTLKDLTRIGEEFVPILIGVHHQRIEYPDRGNAEDAKVKATNGRNRNQSKPNGEKAAGKPVPGAEEHAALTDEDASEA; from the coding sequence ATGAAATGGAAAGTCAACACCTACCTGCGCCGCTGGGTCCGTCGGCTGCGGGAGGGCTCAAGGGCCGTACTCGACCGTCTGCGGCGGCCCTCTCTGCATCACGGCCTGCGTTTTGTCCTGCCCGTGCTGCTGTCCTGGGGTGCGCTGGTGCTCACTCCCTCGCGCGAGATACCCGACCCCTTCATCGACATCGCCGCCGGACGCGTGGCCGACCGTGACATCATCGCCCCGTTCGATTTCCAGGTCTACAAGAGCCCCGAGGAACTGCAGAGCGAGCGCGAAAAGGCCGCGGCCGAGGTGTTGCCCATCCTGGAGTTCCAGCCCGAGGTTAAAGAGCAGGTCCTGGCCCGGATGCTCGACTTTTTTAACGCCCTGCACCGGGTGGCCCAGGAGCCCGAGATCGCCCGCCGTCTGCCGAACTGGAATGACTACACCCGCCAGGGCTCCGCGGGCCGTCACGGCGGCTACACGGTCAGCCCGCGCGTGCTGCGAGCCCTGTACGAGGTCGACTCGCTGCTCTCGCTCTCGGACGACGAGATAGTCTACCTGCTTGACCCCGACTGCGCCCGTATCCTGCGCAACAGCCTGAAGGATTTCATGGTCTACCGCCTGCGCGAGGGCCTGATCGACCGCGAGACCCTGGGGCAGGTGGACGGCGATTTCGTGGTGCTGCGGCGCGAGGGCAACGAAAGCCTGATGCAGAAAAACGAGCTGTCCACCCTGCGGCAGGTGATGGACCTGGCCCGCGCCGAGACCGTGGACCAGCGCTACCCCGAGATCAGCAAGAACCTCTTCATCAGCATGCTCAGCCGCTTCATGCAACCCAACATCCATTACAACTCCGACGAGACCCAGAACCTGCGCTATCTGGCCCGTCAGCGGGTCAAGACCACCCGCGACCAGACCGTGCTGCGCGGCGAAAAAATAGTGGGCCGGGGCGAGCGGGTGACCGAGCAGCACCTGGAGCGCCTGGAAAACCTGAAACGCCAGTTCGCCCTGCGCCAGAGCGAGGCCGGCGGGATGGGCCAGTTGCGGCGGGATACCGGCCTGTACCTGATCTACCTGGTGCTGCTGTTGCCGTTCTGGATCTACCTGCTGCTGCACCGGCCGGAGGTCTACCATCGGCTGTCGCCCATGCTGATAGTCTCGATCACGTTCCTGATCGTGCTGGGCTTTTCCTGCCTGGTGCTAAGGAGCGAGGACTTGCCGGTCTACATGATTCCGGTGTCGATAGCGCCGCTGCTGCTGGCCTACCTGATCGACGACCAGGTTGGCATCGCGGCCATGGTCAGCCTGTCGCTGATGGTGGGAGTGCAGGCCGGGTTCTCGATCTATGTCACCCTGTTCAGCCTCACCGCCGGGGTGGCCGCCGCGATCAGCGTCCGGCAGGTCAAGAGCCGCAAGGGGCAGTACCTCTCCATCCTCTACATCGCCGTGGCCAGCCTGGTGGCCGTGTTCGCCATCGATTTCCTGTTCCGCGGCGAGGGTGCGGCCGAGGTGGTCGCCACGGCCGGCTGGTCCACGGTGAACGCGTTCCTGTCCACGATGATAACGATCGGCCTGTTGCCGCTGATGGAGATAATTTTCAAGGTGACCAGCAATTTCACCCTGCTCGAGCTGAGCGACCTGAACCGTCCGCTGCTCAAGCGCCTGGCCATCGAGGCTCCCGGCACCTACCACCATTCGATCATCCTGGGCAACCTGGCCGAGGCCGCCGCGGCCGGCATCGGGGCCAATCCGATATTCGCGCGCGTGGCCGCCTACTACCACGACATCGGCAAGCTGCGCAAGCCGCTGTATTTCGTGGAGAACCAGGCCGGACGGGAGAACCCGCACAACAAGCTCAGCCCCAAGATGAGCAGCCTGATCATATCGAACCACGTTAAGGAGGGGGTGGAGCTGGCCCGCGCCGCCCGCCTGCCCGAGTGCATAATCGACGTCATCCGGCAGCACCACGGCAAGACCCACATCTCGTTCTTCTTCACCAAGGAGAAAGAGCGCAACCCCGAGACCCGGCTGAACGAGCACGATTTCTGCTACCCGGGGCCCAAGCCGCTCACCCGCGAGGCGGCCATAATCATGCTCGCCGACTCGGTCGAGTCGGCCTCGCGCACCCTGAGCGAGCCGACTGTCAGCCGGATTAAGGGGTTGGTCAAGAAGATAATCGACGCCAAGTTGCGGGACGGCCAGTTGGACCACACCGGGCTGACGCTCAAGGACCTGACCCGCATCGGCGAGGAGTTCGTGCCCATCCTCATCGGTGTGCACCACCAGCGGATCGAATACCCAGACAGGGGAAATGCCGAGGATGCCAAAGTCAAAGCCACAAACGGACGGAATAGAAATCAGTCTAAGCCGAACGGTGAGAAAGCCGCTGGAAAGCCTGTTCCCGGCGCTGAGGAACATGCTGCACTCACTGATGAGGACGCATCGGAAGCCTGA
- a CDS encoding hemolysin family protein: MDVYLLIAFPLLIMLSGLFSSSETAFFSLSNFELSELEEEHPARGRLVRRLLADQDILLTGILLGNLIVNICATSVATIILHRWGLRLGWSEHVVYLVDIVGMTFVLLVLGEIGPKVYALSNARRLALRLTGFVRAWLSLTRPLIRLLALLSGWVKRLSSHAGQDRQLLEDELKLMVDLTAEQGGLEQEEKQIIHNIFELSETTVREIMVPRTDIIGIPDGTPLPEVVKIVQESGHSRFPLFRDDLDDIVGILYTKDLLGPLYRFGPDQTLSALAHEVSYVPETKSCSDMLQDFQKRGIYMAIVVDEYGGTEGLVTVEDVMEEIIGEIQDEHDTEEPMIVWEAPDRFLVDGLINIEDLSEELGVDLHGEGYESLGGFTLSRFGRLPHPGESFDEQGYRFVISKLSRRRVWKVRILRLPQPERQGGAGDGSGSGGGEDSR, from the coding sequence ATGGATGTCTACCTTCTGATTGCCTTTCCCTTGCTGATCATGCTCTCCGGCCTGTTCAGCAGCTCGGAGACCGCGTTTTTCAGCCTCTCCAATTTCGAGCTTTCCGAACTCGAGGAGGAGCATCCCGCGCGCGGCCGCCTGGTGCGCCGGTTGCTGGCCGACCAGGATATCCTGCTGACCGGCATCCTGCTGGGCAACCTGATAGTGAACATCTGCGCCACCTCTGTGGCCACGATCATCCTGCACCGCTGGGGGCTGCGCCTGGGCTGGAGCGAGCACGTGGTCTACCTGGTGGACATCGTGGGCATGACCTTTGTCCTGCTGGTGCTGGGCGAGATCGGCCCCAAGGTATACGCCCTGAGCAACGCCCGCCGTCTGGCCCTGCGCCTGACCGGGTTTGTGCGTGCCTGGCTGTCGCTGACCCGCCCGTTGATCCGCCTGCTGGCCTTGCTGAGCGGCTGGGTCAAGCGCCTGAGTTCCCATGCTGGGCAGGACCGTCAGCTCCTGGAGGACGAGCTCAAGCTGATGGTCGACCTGACCGCCGAGCAGGGCGGTCTGGAGCAGGAGGAAAAGCAGATCATCCACAACATTTTCGAGCTGAGCGAGACCACGGTGCGCGAGATCATGGTCCCGCGCACGGACATTATCGGCATCCCGGACGGCACGCCGCTGCCCGAGGTGGTGAAGATCGTCCAGGAAAGCGGCCACTCGCGTTTCCCGCTGTTCCGGGACGATCTGGACGATATCGTGGGCATCCTCTACACCAAGGACCTACTGGGGCCTCTCTACCGGTTCGGACCCGACCAGACGCTTTCGGCCCTGGCGCACGAGGTCTCCTACGTGCCAGAGACCAAGTCGTGCAGCGACATGCTCCAGGATTTTCAGAAACGGGGCATCTACATGGCCATCGTGGTCGATGAGTACGGCGGCACGGAGGGGCTGGTGACTGTGGAGGACGTGATGGAGGAGATCATCGGCGAAATCCAGGACGAGCACGACACCGAGGAGCCGATGATAGTCTGGGAGGCCCCCGACCGTTTCCTGGTGGACGGGCTGATAAATATCGAGGACCTCTCGGAAGAACTGGGCGTGGACCTTCACGGCGAGGGCTACGAGAGCCTGGGTGGGTTCACCCTCTCGCGTTTCGGGCGGTTGCCTCATCCGGGCGAGTCCTTCGACGAACAGGGCTACCGTTTCGTCATTTCGAAGCTATCCCGGCGGCGGGTCTGGAAAGTCCGGATCCTCCGCCTTCCGCAACCCGAGCGGCAGGGCGGCGCTGGGGACGGTTCCGGCAGCGGCGGCGGGGAAGACAGCCGGTAA